A genomic region of Persephonella marina EX-H1 contains the following coding sequences:
- the surE gene encoding 5'/3'-nucleotidase SurE: MEKYRVLLVNDDGYQSEGLLSLRKKLLNENFEVITVTPDRNMSGTSHSLTFTRPLKIEKLEENFYYIVDGTPADCVHLGYHIILNGEKPDILISGINTGPNLGNDIFYSGTVGAAREGTMFGIPSVAFSPASSKNPDFEGMADLAIKIVKQILHKGLPEKVFLNVTFPNIKIDQIKGFLLTRQGRGAYREEIKKYISPSKEVYYWIGGEEALEEECERGTDYTAVREGYVSITPIRLDLTDYRGIEILEKLSFLSIE; encoded by the coding sequence ATGGAAAAGTACAGAGTACTACTTGTTAATGATGACGGTTATCAATCGGAAGGTCTTCTCTCTCTCAGGAAAAAACTTCTGAATGAAAACTTTGAAGTTATAACCGTAACCCCTGACAGGAATATGTCAGGAACAAGCCATTCGCTTACATTCACACGACCTTTAAAAATAGAAAAACTTGAGGAAAACTTTTACTACATAGTTGATGGAACACCTGCAGACTGTGTTCATCTCGGGTATCATATCATTCTCAATGGAGAAAAACCTGATATCCTGATCTCAGGAATAAACACAGGACCAAATCTTGGAAATGATATCTTTTACTCAGGAACTGTAGGTGCAGCGAGAGAAGGAACTATGTTCGGTATTCCCTCTGTAGCATTTTCACCTGCATCATCAAAAAATCCAGACTTTGAAGGGATGGCTGATCTTGCTATTAAGATAGTAAAACAGATTCTTCATAAAGGTCTTCCTGAAAAAGTTTTCCTGAATGTAACATTTCCAAATATCAAGATAGATCAGATAAAAGGATTTCTCTTAACAAGACAGGGAAGAGGAGCATACAGAGAGGAGATAAAAAAATATATATCTCCATCAAAGGAGGTTTATTACTGGATAGGCGGCGAAGAGGCACTTGAAGAGGAATGTGAGAGAGGAACAGATTATACGGCTGTCAGGGAAGGTTATGTTTCCATAACGCCGATAAGACTTGATCTAACAGATTACAGGGGAATAGAGATATTAGAAAAATTGAGCTTTCTAAGTATTGAGTAG